The window AATATTACCATATATTCTTATGTAAAACTCACTTTTTATGTGATTTATTTGTATGACTAAATCTGTTTTATAATACAGTACACATGCTGTATTCATCACAAGTTTAAACACTAATAAAGCCATAATATAATCCCCACAATATGAGGTCAAAtttatgaaccaaaacaaatcgatatagattaatttgataaaataaattgaaaattgtcagggaaccaactcaattaaaagctcAAGTTGATAGTTGAGGATCCATGATATGTTGTATACTCTAgcacgccccctcacacaacAACCTATTgtgctagaagtgtggatatgCACATGCATTGAATACTCCACTTTAAGtgaggggtgattgagatttAAGCCTGTGACCTCTTGCCATGTTGGCTtttgataccatatcaagaaaccaattcaactaaaaacttaagttgatgattAAGTTTCcggtatatgttatatactctaacaaaaatGATGTCAATCTCCTTGGTGCTTGGATAATAGTcacaaattgattttaatagtgctaccaaaaataaaagaaaattgattttatactTCCTTGATTAGATATATAAGACTAGATAATCTCTTATATGAAAGGAAAGTCTAATCCATGATTCTCATTAATTTATACttaaatactaatactaattgTATCATATTCGATGCATGAAAATCATGAAATCAAATATGAACATGAATCAAAATTTGGTTACCTCAGATGAATGATCAGGAGCAGGAAATGGTTGTCTAGAGTGAAGAGTAGGATCACTAGAAATAGAAGAGGAGAAATCCAACATATTGTTGCTACTACTAAAAGAAGTTACACAAGATTGAGGAGAAGAAGCTGGAATATTGCTTAGCTGAGGATGATGAGACCAGTTTGTTGCTGCAATTGCTGCTGCTTTAGCTGCTGCTAGCTGAAACTGATCTTGATCATGATGAGCACTACTAATATTGTTGCTTTGATTATAACTATTTACTGAGCTTTCTTGCTTCACATCTATAAAATGAGAAGCTTGTTGTTGAAGCATAACTTGCTCTTCCCAATTTGCTtccattttttttccttcttctcCTAGATACATACCTCCCCTAATAAAATAGATATGAATAATTAGTCTCaccatatatataatttaaagaactttaattaaatgaaaaccaatataaaaaattagattggATCTAGAGATTTTCTTAATAATTAGTAGGGAATAACAATGTCAAAATCACTTTACCCTAACTAATTACTAATTGGTAAAGTTAACCtaaacaatattaacaataatctatatatacatgcatagtATCATTCATGGACAAAAAACAAACCACTATACCCCTCTCCTTCAAAACGATAGatatataaacaaatacaaaGTTATATATTGATGggtagggttttttttttttttttttcttttgatttgtgGGTAGGCTAGAGAATCTACAGGTAAGGAGAGAGAATTAATCCTTTCTGTTAAGTGTTTTAAAACTGAATCTCCGTCTCAAAGGTGAAAAACGTGTATAGATTAAAAAGAATGTAGATTTACATGAGAAGTTGGTGGCTCCAAGACTCATGAACTTGTTGATGTGGCCCCTGTGGGAGTATAGGATGATCATCAAGCCAAGTAGAACCTTGGGTAGGCATATTCATATTATATTGAGGTTgaaaaacattattaatattattattattattaatgttattattattatgattattatttggAGGAGGAGAATGAAGAAAAGgttgttgatgatgaagatggGAAGACATTAATGGTGGCCTCATCAAATTGTTAATGTTTGGCCACCAAGTTGGATTTCCTGCTGCCATCATTTGTTGCACTGGAGAGTTTTGCAAAACACCTCTATTCATCCTTTCTCTTTATcttattattcttttatttttgaaggGATGTATGTTTGAAGGTCCAACGGAGGGCTTTTGTAAGAACTTTTCAAGGGGATTGCTATGCTTTAGCTTAATAAGTAGAGAGAAGGAGCAAAACCCAAGGCATGTGTGTTTTTTGAATCATGGACTTTCAAtcctttttccttcttattgATGCATTTGTTTTCTCTTTATCTTTTGTAATTTCTCCTCtctttaaagggtttttttagggaGGGGAGACTAGGTAGTCCCTCATTgcttttagtttttgtttttcatcTCTCTTTTTGGCTTTAGCTTTATTTTTATGTGGGGTAGAAAAAAGAGGTAGGAATTTCTCTTCAAATACTATCAAAAAGTATGTAAAAAAAGATGGGgaaaaagaaatttttaaagGGGATTTGGATTAGTCAATGGAAGTGTGACTATAGTCTATTTAATTTTACAATTGGTCATCATCCTATTAGAGAATTTTTTGAACTATTTACACTTACATTTTCTCAATCCAAAAAATTTCCTGATATTAAAGATATGAGTAAACAAATTTGTTTCTTATATGTATAAAAAGTCACTGATAAGTAGCAACAAAATACAAACAATATTAGTACGCATTGTAAGTATGCGTAAACTATAAGATTCATATATTACTAGCTTTCAAATTCATGTTTAAGCAACTGTGTTAACGAAAATAAAATCCTTGCTAATTAttcattaaatataaaaaaaatatttgatttgaaaatacGTATGTTCAAATAAATTCTATAATCTACTACTCAAATATAAACATGTAAGGTGAGATTAACTATAAAAAAGGATTATATATAAAGTATTCTCATCTTTTCTTCAGATGCTGATATAGTCTCATTTGTCTTGCATAGCTCAAAAAGTAAATTAGACTAATAATGAAAGCATCCAATTTAAAGTATAATGTAAGTCTTTATATCTATTAATTAATATGGtttataaataaacaataaaaaatatatattaaaatttaatatttcaaaataaatctaataagatctcactttctatttttttttttaacttttgtaTATACTTGCAAAACCATACATGAATTTCTCACTCACAACCTTTATAATCAAAGAATAAGAGTAATAATTTTTGTATAGATTAAAGTTAGATACTATACTAAATAAAGTTGAACTCTATAAATAAATCTTGAAATGAAATGAATATTGAGAGAATAATGACAAATAAGTGGATTGATGAAAGCATTTATTACCTAACGAGGACAATCAAATGGAATAATTAGCTCTAATTTGTACCTCTAATCATACTTTAAATGAAAGAAAGACAAGAATGAACATGTGAAGATAAACCGTACCCTTGTGAATAGCTAGGTTTAAATATCCATTTGAAAGAAAGAATAATATTAAACCAGTTTTCAAGGGAGTCAAAATCTTTGGTCATGTATACTTCTATATTCTCATTACTCTACTCTTTAATCTAATATCTTGAtacagctttttttttttttttttctaaattttggcattttactgattttgttaactttattttcaatttttgtgagagcttcctttttctcctttgaatttggtttgttttgattattttatgggtttgcaTTTTCAACTGTTGGAGGTTTTAGGTTTTGCAttgtttcttttaattttggatttttattttgtcttaaaATTTAACAGTgttaatttgctaaaaaatgATCGATTAGGTTGATTTTGTTAGAAAATTCTGGCTGATTTTTGTagtcatttatatatatatatatgtatgtacatatatatatatatatatatatatatatatatatatatatatatatatatatatatatatatatatatatatatatatatatatatatatatatatatatatatgtatataaatataaatatatgtatgtatatatatatatgtatgtatatatatatgtatatatatatatatatatatatatatacaaatatatatatatatatatatatatatatatatatatatatatatattaatatatatatttatatatatatatatatatatatatatatatatatatatatatatatatatatatatatatatatatatatatatatatatatatatatatatatatatatatatatatatatatatatatatatatatatatatatatatatatatatatagaatcaaataagaaatatttttaaatgagaagGATGAGAAGGATTGTTTTtcgattttattttgtttatatatatacaaaaaaggatactatgttataaaataagaatattctagaaattatttCGTAATTACTTtactgtgtaacatagttatcTTTACAATTATGTGTATTAGGCTTAATCATGaccatacattttttttattttagtgaaatgaaGGGTGTAGAGTTCTTCTTAcaccttctcattttcaaccctcCTGATTGGATCtcttccctatatatatattagatcaaataataaagattttaaaataagaagaatGAGAAAGATTTTTGTTTAGTCACTAtaatacaaaaaaggatattatgttgtaaattaagaacattcttCAAAATGCTATGGTTACTTTTCTATgtaacatagtaacttttaaattaagtgtttttggcttaATCACgacttttagatttttttttatcttaattaaaATCAAGGGTGTACAATGCTtcttatccttctcattttcaacacccttctcattttcaacacccTTCTCATTGGATCTCTCCCATTCACATTATTTATCTAATGGATTCTTATATATGAGTGAGTCTATAATATATTGCAAAATTCTATGTGATAATCctaaatttttgaatatttcacgtgttaaataattttttttaattcacgtGGTGActttaatctttaatttttcaatgtGGTCGACAAAAAATGTTATGATGGACCACGTATTTCGAAATCCAGttgaaataattacttaattattaaaacttaaaattttgtcTATCACATGGAAATGTTGAAAGCTCAAGATCACCAtgcgaaattaaaaaaatatttgtgaaaaagctaaaaatttAGAGTAGAAAtttcttaaatatatttttagatcTAGGTttaagtttaaacttttaaatgTTTATGACATGTGTTAGATGACCCTCATTTTCACTATTCTATATTTGCTTAACTGAAATTGCTGGTTTTAAAAGAACATATAATCATTTTCTCTAATTACAATAATTAgtattcactagtggaaaaaacgttttttgctgcggttattttgccattatttgctgcggttttggcccccagcaatagtgatagcagcaaatgtccttttttaaatgctgcggttcaaaaccgcagcaaataagggcattatttgctgcggtcatgggcaaaaaccgcagcaaataaggagggttatttgctgcggtcaggggcaaaaccgcagtaaataagtgtgcattatttgctgcggttttgcccctgaccgcagcaaataactcttttttttttcttttttcgttttatactcataataatccaataatattattattttaccatATCAAAAGCAGTAATTACAAACTGTGCTAAAGAAATGCTAAAGAGTGAAAAGGAGATTATAAGAGTAAAAATGTATTCTCATTTATTGAATCAAGAAAATATAATCTGAAGGTACAAAAGAACCTATGCATATATAGGCATAAGATAACTAACAGATAAGCATCATAACAAACAAATAACAGAATACAAAGGTTGTTACAACAAACTGACAGCTTGATTGAGGCAGCATATACACCGTTGATAGACATGAAGCACGAATCATGACAAAGTTGATGTTGTAAAGATAAAACAACCTTCTGGAAGCTGCTGTTGTTGCCCAAATATACTGATCATCACTTGCTTCAGAAGATGCACACAACCAGCTGTTTTGCTGATGAAGAGAAGACTTGCACATGTATTCAGAATGAAGAGCTACCTATCTTAACACTCTGAGTTTTGTGTTGTCAAAATCTTGTAGTTCTTGATATTGATATTTGGTGTCTTAGGTTCCATTCATTTGATATTGTGGACTAAACATACATCATAAAATAGGAGTAGTGGATGTTATTTTACCATGGTAAAAAGCAGTAAAAGCAAACAATATCAGTACTGTTTCACTTGTAATAAGTTATTTTACCATCACATTTTCAACAAAATCCAAGTTGTCAAGCCCAAGATCATACTGAAAGTGTGCTTTGGGGGTAACCtgaagatataaacaattaacaCCCAAATTATAAGCAATTAAGAGAAAATCTCACTTCCCAAACCACATTCTATATTGGGAGAGACAAAAGGGAGTattgaaatcaaattcaatGTAATACAAAAAGCAATTATTCAGTTGCAACTTCTAAGACACAAGGCAATTACAATTCCAACAAAAATGCCAATTGCATTGATGAATTGAATCATGAAATACAAAAATGTAGAGAAATCAGGTCATTTAGTGAGCATCCACAATAAGAATCATCATACAAATCGattatgataataattttaTGAATCAATAACAATTAAAGAAACCAAATAACTTTTCACATTTCATTAATCACTACGTACCTAGAAATGTATAGTTAGGGCAAATCCGATACCAAGAGCCTCCACCACAGAGAACGCCTTGGACCCCTGCATAGTTCGCATTGTACCAGCCCATACATAAGAAATGCTCAAACAATTAGGATGATCAATCATTTCTACACCCTTATGAAAATCTACAAGCTATAGAGGATGATCTCAATCTCAAGCATCCAAATTCCTAAGAGATTGTGAAATCCTTCATGAACATCATCACAAGCAATACCAAATACATGTTCATTTTGATTCTATCGAGTGGTTTTAGTAGGCTAAATTAATCGACAAATCATGTACAAAATTACAAAGCATTGAATGGAATAACGGCTAGAACAACCAAGAATGAAACCCATGATTAGTATTAATTgatatcaatcatcaatgaatttTGGAAGAAAAACCCAATTTCAAAGCAACAAATACAAATGAAATTGCATGATTTAGGGTGTGGAACACCCATAAATGAATTTCTAAAGAAAAAGTCATTTTGGGAACAAAAAATACGAATAGATTGCATGGTCTGTGGATGCAGCAATAGTATACATGGAAAAGCCTGGAGTTCAATTTTATctctagaattgaaaaatacacAACAAAATTCAACCAAAATACCAAAAACAAATTTCTGAATAACAAGCCCTAAACACGAACTCAAATATCAAACAATGAAATGGAAATAAAGTAAACAATAATTCATCGATAAAACAACAAGCAATCAATTTAACATAAGGAGTTAAATAAGCAAAAATACTTGATTTCTTCAAAGTTAAGTGGATTTCTTCAGCAAATAAAATCACAAACCCTAAATACAAACATTAATCCATCAATAAACAAACAGCACACCAAAAAGCCAAATTCGACGacaaaaatatcatcaaaaactAAAAGTAAAACAAACCAGAAGAAAAGTCATTCAGAAACCTCCACCAAAATCATTAGATGTGAATGGgagtaaaagaagaaaaaaacaaagtCGAACTGTCAAGATTttcaaagaacacaaaatcCCAATTTGTTGATCATCCCAAACTTAAAAATTTCCAAATAGATGTGAATGAACGAAGGACAATGGAACGAAGGGTTTTTGCGTTCGAAATCTGGAAtggaacgaagaagaatgaaggaATTACTGTTGTTCGTTTGGGCGTTTGAAGTTAATGAACGAAGGAGCGAGAATGGAACGAAGGTTTGTGCGTCTGGAATGGAATGAAGGAATGAAGAAGAGAACAGAAGCTTAAGGGAAGGCGAGAGAACAGAAGCTTAAGGGTTTTATATTATGAaccctatttgctgcggtcaataggataaaccgcagcaattaatgctgctGAATCAATTAAGGTTAaggattatttgttatttgctgcgggtggtGAAAAACCGAAGCAATTGCaagctttatttgctgcgggcatgaaACAAACCACAGCAATTGAAGGTGCACatgtgtatttgctgcggtcgaggcacaaaaccgcaacaattaagggttcttttttttttctaattcttttttctagttattgctgcgtatatataaaaaccgcagcaaatgataagcagcaaatacgtttttttccactagtgattgaATGCTTTTTAGACAAGAGATTACTTCAACAATACattatttcaataaaataaataaataaataagtaagtAAATTTAGTAGAAATGTAGAATCATTCTCCTCGTATTGTTGTTATAAGTTGGGAGTACCAAGATGACATATATTCCTTTGGAAGGAATTAATTGGGTCATGCAATTCATTTAAAATAGGAGtaataagaaaaaaacaaagataGAAAGAAACAAAAAGTTCTTTAAAACTTGAGCATCCTCATATGACTAGGAAttaaggaataataataatgttaatataataataatccaTTTAATATAACTTAATCAAGAGTATATTATGGGTTTGCTCCGTACCGCCAAAATCTTTGTTGGGGTGCTGTCgtatttaaaatgattaaatacctttctgtatttattatttttaatattattccaTTCTGTTGAATTATCATTAAATAGGAAATGAATTTATTGTAAGAACAATGTTGATAATAAATGAGGATATTGGGTCAATTACATGGATGAAAGTAAAAGAGAGTTATAAAATATTCTATTGATTTAAGGTGTTctcatttttaacatttttaaatgttttattctttttccttattaatctttttattttcatcacaaattttggacataattagtcttattcatactaattttaatattttatttatgtttatggtgtatatttatttttgactaactttattttaacttttgaataattatttatgCTCTTCACATATTTCTcactaattatttaaatattgatattgattgtggtcctatgtttttttttaataactttattctaatatttttaaatcttatagttctcactttttctttttcaactttattatttgataaataatatattaactattttaaagattttgtttttcttaactCACGTACCTATTAtaacatcaataaaaaatatataaaaaaaagcatatataagacaaaaaatttgtaaatttcattttcaaatatgaaaataaatgaaTGGGACGAGAGGGATTATTTAATTCTACTATGCCCCTTTCCTCTCTCTCACCCTTTTGTAATTTATGAGCCctctttttttggcactttctcttaTGACCCTACCAAAAGATTAACTCTACTCTTTGTCGTTTTGCCTTTCTCTATATTCCTTCTTCCCTCTATGCATTTGTTTTCTAAATTCATTGAATAATTAGACCCCATAATCTTAGCACCTTTGGTCTACAATTAGTTATAAATTatcatatatattaatttagaaaataatatattaaattgaatTAGATTAAACTAATTGAATTGAAATAATTCAtcaattatgattattattacaCTTCGGTCTTCCTATCACGTAATACAATTGCTATCATTTATCACACATATTATTCCTAATTATTATTTAGATATGTCCAAGTTTATAAAATTACtttattataaattcaagtagAAAGTTTTTTATATATTGCTCTCCTTATCATCATAATGTAgaaaattaatcaataagtttgaaaattttaaatcttcATATCCAATAAATGTAATCAAAAACACTTTGATAAAAAATTCTTATGCaatatgaatatatactaaCTACAAAAAGAATGTAACAAAATGATCAAATTATAAGTTGATTAGTCTATAAGTCCGACTAAAATCAATACAAAATGTCTATTTAATACATTATTTAGACATTCATGCAAGGCAAGCCTAGACCATATTGAACTAGCATATATAATAGTCTAAGTATTAGACTGGATTTATTTATCCAAAAATGAGTGAAATTTAGATTTGCGTAACTTGaagttcatatatatatatatatatatatatatatatatatatatatatatatatatatatatatatatatatatatatatatatatatatatatatatatatatatatatatatatatatatatatatatatatatacatacatatatatacatacatatatatacatacatatatatatatatatatatatatatatatatatatatattatatatatatatatatatatatatatatatatatatatatatatatatatatatatatacatatatatgtatatatatatatatatacatatacatatatatatatatatatatatatatatatatatatatatatatatatatatgtatatatgtatgtatatatatatatatatatatatgtatatatgtatgtatatatatatatatatatatatatatatatatatatatatatatatatatatatatatatatatatatatatatatatatatatatatatatatatatatgtatgtatgtatgtatgtatgtatgtatgtatgtatgtatatatatatatatatatatatatatatatatatatatatatatatatatatatatatatatatatatatatatatatatatatatgtatatatatatatatatgtatatatgtatatatatatatatatatatatgtatatatatatatatatatatatatgtatatatatatatatatatatatatatatatatatatatatatatatatatatatatatatatatatatgtatatatatatatatatatatatatatatatatatatgtatatatatatatatatatatatatatatatatatatgtatatatatatatatatatatatatatatatatatatatatatatatatgtatatatatatatatatatatatatgtatatatatatatatatatatatatatatatatatatatatatatatatgtatatatatatatatatatatatatatatatatatatatatatatatatatatatatatatatatatgtttgtatgtatgtatgtatgtatgtatgtatgtatgattttatcattttattgagcgaaattttttaattattttctttcttttgcctatacttgttatatttatgatttaaaaaattaatattaaaacgaaaaaattacctagaataatccaacattttcatgatttatcaataatattttCACCTTGTGATTGACCATGATTAGTTTCAACTTTATAGGATATTTTCCTAGAGCAAACTTGGGTAATTGAATGACCTGATatcgaaatttttttaaaaaaaaaagataaattaaaataaaatgtccaaaaaatattaaaacatgtaaaaaaaatttagaattttttatgtaaattttcaaaatttttctcgaattttatattaattttcagtttactcttttggtaaattacctatTATAACAGGTCATCCGATTACCCGAATTTACTCAAGGCATAATACCccataaagttgagattattcatgtttaatcaataggtgagattattgtagaaaaatcatgaaaagactggattattctaggtaatttttcctattgaAATACTAACTTTTGGTGTGTCAATTctaaaaaaatctcaactttgaaatattatttaaaaaattctagTTCGTGGAGACATCTTATTTCAAAAATCTCAACTgtaaaacattaatttatatttattgaccaataaattaaagtcacatatatttatttttaccaCTTGTTATGATTGTTAATAGGTAaggtattttaaaaaatatgaccCTTAATATTgagatttttaaataaaacgtACAGTTaaacttttcaaaattaaagcaagtataaaaatcatttttttctttattatttgtttttacatgttattaaaatgtgtaatcggaaaatcaatttaaattgatgaAATTGAGAGTTGACACATAATTTGTATTGGAGCGAGTAAAGCATGAGCATGATGATCATGTAATTGCCGTCCTACGGATTCAATTAAATAAGGATTTATttgtaaattaatatattttgatgataGCAAGCTTGCTTCAGCTTGTGCTGTCGTTTCCTTAACATCAGAATATTCACTCATACTACGAGGTCTTCATTTTGTTCATATATCTTTCTTGCTTCACATTGGATTCCTCAGTTTTTTTAGGTGCATTCGAACATTTCCTAAGGTGTATTTGGAgtagagttgttcaaatatGACGTAACTTGAATTCTGAACTAGAAGTAAAAGTTACCTGATTcgtaaatatgtttatttaggGTATTTttggattgagtgtaaatatttaaggggtaaaagaaagtcaaagtaagaacaccaagttgataaatgaaaaaatagtaaaagttGATTGTTGTAGAGGTGAAAAATGGTTGCAaactaatgaaaaatga of the Amaranthus tricolor cultivar Red isolate AtriRed21 chromosome 6, ASM2621246v1, whole genome shotgun sequence genome contains:
- the LOC130815192 gene encoding transcription factor bHLH68, whose product is MNRGVLQNSPVQQMMAAGNPTWWPNINNLMRPPLMSSHLHHQQPFLHSPPPNNNHNNNNINNNNNINNVFQPQYNMNMPTQGSTWLDDHPILPQGPHQQVHESWSHQLLMGGMYLGEEGKKMEANWEEQVMLQQQASHFIDVKQESSVNSYNQSNNISSAHHDQDQFQLAAAKAAAIAATNWSHHPQLSNIPASSPQSCVTSFSSSNNMLDFSSSISSDPTLHSRQPFPAPDHSSECNSTATGGATKKAKVQPSTTQSTNTAFKVRKEKLGDRITALHQIVSPFGKTDTASVLLEAIGYIRFLQSQIEALSLPYLNSGAGNKRQPHPIQGERKCIFPEDPGQLLNDNCLKRKGGPDQDPYEEPKDLRSRGLCLVPVSCTLHVGSENGADYWAPALGGSFQ